DNA sequence from the Candidatus Cloacimonadota bacterium genome:
AAGTAATTGCCATCGATACAGATCAGAAACTGATCGATGAGATCAGCGGAAATGTTTCGGTAGCGATCAATATGAACAGCACGAACGAAAAAGCTCTCAAGATAAATAAAATCCAGGATGTGGATGCAGTTATTCTGGCAATCGGCAATAATATCGAA
Encoded proteins:
- a CDS encoding TrkA family potassium uptake protein translates to MAKFAVIGLGKLGMTVATTLYENGAEVIAIDTDQKLIDEISGNVSVAINMNSTNEKALKINKIQDVDAVILAIGNNIE